TCTGGGTCTATAGCCTACTTGGAGAGCTCAAGTAGGGAACGTCCGAGGATCTGTAGTAGCGTCTAGGTCTTGTGTTGCAGCTACGGCCTCATGTAGTATGATCTCGCCGGTGATTGAGCCGCTTCGTTCGCCAACCACACCGGAGCCGCTTCATCTACTTGGGCACTTGGCCATTTCGTTGACAATGACATGAGTTGATAGACTTCCTTGACGCTCATCCTCTTGAACTTCTGCCTGATTCTAACAAAAAACACCATTTTGTGGCCAAATACCGATCGAGATCACATTCTAGCGCAGGCATGCAGATCATTTTGCCTTTTTCTTGTTAATTTGGATTTCAAACACCATGATTTTTATTAGGCTTAGGTGTTACGGTGATGTAAACAAAATGTGGACCAGCTCCTTGATAATACTCTTTAGCTTCCTTCATGTGCATTAGGTATTTGAATTATTGGCGTGATCCGCATGCTTGTTTGCACGTGCCATGCAATAAGGTTAGCGTTacatctgatttttttttgtgtaacttGTGTGACACATGATATCTATGTTTTATACGCTGAGCAAACTAACATTCTGATTTGAAAACGACGATGAAACTGAATTGAACGCCTTACAAACAAAACAGAGAGCATGCCAAGGCATCCCTATCCATGTAGCCGTTTTCAGAACATTTGAAGACAAGGTGGATTGGACGCGTGATGAGTCGGACAAAATAAAAGGAATAATCCACAGATTGATTGGAGACGAAGCTAGCAAGGGTGGGTGCACTGTAGCAACTAGCAAGGACGCAATGTTTTGGTGACCAAAACCATGTTGCACGGGAACAAAACAACATGGGGATTCTCTGTTATGTTTATGCGTGCAACTTGATGACATCAGCATGGGCATCTCATTTCGGCACAGGTggccaaagtttttttttgtccaGGCATATGGGTGACGGTCTTGAGATTGATAGTCATTAGTGTGGAAGAATTTATGTCAAACTCTTTTAGGTTGTGTGTCGTTTAGGCAGATGTCGAAAAAATTTTGAGACGatgtatcaccttgatgtaatatgcttgaaatcaataaaatttctcttttcaaaataaaaatatcagCATGATGTCGCTGGCACAACCAGGAAAAAAAATCCTTCCGTCACGTGGGCTCCCGGCCGGGGTCTCAAAAAGcccaacccagttgacaccgtGGAGACTAGCGTGGTGGTGGCCCGCGCCTCGCAATTTTCTAAATTATTAATTCCCATTTCACAGCCAATCCCGCGCTAATTAGGGGGTGTTTGGATCCTCCGACTAAACAAATTTAGTCTACATCTTTAGATTCCAATTAGGAAGACtgaatataaattaattataaaactaactctaTAAGACAgagctaattcgcgagacgaatctagtaAGCCTAGTAAACCATCATTAGCATATATATTTACTATAGCACAACATGACgaaatcatagactaattaagcTTAATGAATTCGTCTGCGGATTAACCTCCAtttatgtaattaattttgtaattggcctatatttaatactcttaattGGTATCCAAACATTTGATGTGCACAAAACTAAAACTTTAGTTCTAGGGATCCAAACGGCCCCGCTCTCCTACTCTCACATACAAACTCCCGAAattcttttaatttttaaaCCACTAGTCCCCTTCCCCGTTCACCTCCGCGTCTTCGCGTTTTAGATCGGAAAGGGCACTGCTCGTGCCAGAGAGGAGAGCCCAACGAATCGTCGCTCCCAccctctctcccttccctcCATTTTGCCGGCCTCCCCCGCTCGCCTCCCCTTCGCCATTCAAGTCCTCCTCCACTACATTACATAACATAACTGCCTCACTCTATTCCTCATCCCACCCCCTCTGAACCCAAAGCCGCCAAACCCTTGGatcccaagccgccgccgccgcccgccgacgagtAGGATGGCGAGAATGCGTCGGCGGTGGCCGCGGGACCCGCTTCACCCTATCCTCCGCCAAGCccgtggccgaggccgccggcggtggccgcggtGAGGCGACCGACAAATCCAAGAGGGTGGCGCTGAGGGAGCTCCCAGCTCTTGCCGCCAATGCCCCGCCTGATCAAACCGGCAAGGGACGGCGCCAAGGCCACCAGGGCTGGCAAGCCGGTCCCAGACCCaaagcgcccccccccccctcattttttctttgtttattcCTTATTTTAGTTTTGTTAAGTTTACATACTTCTCTTGCTATATTAATTTTTCAACGCATATACTAACTTGCAAATATTCATTAATTGAGTTCATTCACATTTAGGAGCGAGTCATGCTTAATGTATACTAATTTATTTGCAATATATAGAGATTCACAAATTGGTGTGTGAAATGATTTGTTTCCTTTATATACTAACTTGTTTAACATGTGTATATGTgtttataataataataatttttttaatgtaGCTGCTTGTATCATTCATGTAATATTGTGTATAACTAATTTATTCACAATACTAAATTATTTATTCATtatgtagattaaattgtttgGTGATATTGACTCATATGTTCatgatatttatttttcatgatttatcctATATAATCAAATGTTCACGATTTTTTTcatcatatttaattttttttgttcggAAAAAGTAATTATTTGTTTGTTTAAATATTTATTCCTAGTGgctgaaattaattatttagtataaaaatattttaaaaatatcataAAAATATAGATAAGTTTGGTCTTATTTTGTAGATTTTATGATAGGAAAGATAATGatgcaattcaaatttaatttggatggcCTGTTTAATAGTTATAGTTGTTTTAGCTTTGGATTTACATGCATATGGCTGacataattattatttttttttgaaaagatgctGACATAATTATTGTTGTCTTTTTTTACATGCAATAGAATCTCTCCTCTTCAGGTGGTGCTACACACCGAAACAGTCCTGCAGTTGGGCTGACAATAGCCCATGTAATATTTCCTTCGTGATGGATGTCGCAATTATCACCTTAAGCGATATATAGATGCACCCAGCAGTTACTTACTTGCCATTAGTATTTATTAAATGCAATTAAGCTAAAAAAATCCTATAGCAAGAACACCGTACGTACCACTCAGTTTATTCTACACTGAACAGTGTAAGCGTGTAAACAAGGACCCGAGTTCGAGCCCAGGTGAACAGAGTCTTTAAATCAGGGACAAACGCCTACCGCCGAATTACCCAGCCCAGGACAAAGTACTCCTAATATATAATGACCATGGATTGCTCGCAGCGTGCACATGTTGTAAATAAAAcagtttattttctttttttcacttTAATTTATTTTATGTCCTGCCCTCGACGATGTAAACTCGACTCCATTGCTGGGCAGGTAAGAAGCACTGCAGCTGCTGCCACAAGCATCTGAATCCTCATAGGTACACCATcaccttctctcttttttcttcacGGTCGtgtctgagcacgtttttcattaagaggaaaagagaaaaagtttACATGAAAGTTGGTTTCGGAGACTTGAAACCAACCATAAGCCACCGAACTGGACTATTACATATATAGATTCATTTTGCGCGACATGATAGTCTACCTAAAGCTATAACTAGTGGCCCAAGGTGTTTCAGACCCGCTTGGAACCAAGCTACTAATTCATCAGCTACTTGGCAGAGTAAGGCCTCAATCCCAGAAGCATGTcgatcaaaagttcgtgccagttCCTTATTCACATCTTCTTCCTATATATatagaaacgcaccaaacgtcGCAGAGCACACGAAGCAGCAAACCAGACAACTAACGTACTATAACAGGGGAGCAAAGAGTAGTTCAGCTTCTTGGAACAGCAACTTATAAAGAGAGCATATGAGCGTTCACAGATAGATCACTGGCCTTCTACAGATGGAATGTCTAGTTCAGCTGTGCATTAAGGATAGGAGGCATCATCAGGGAAAATGGTTCCCAGCCCATTCAGTACAGACAATTGTCGAACCTTAGAAGGGGTGGTAGTGGAGCTCTTCTCCGAGTTGGGATGGAATTTCAGAAACAAGATTGACCTGTAGCCTTTCTGCGCTTGTGACTGGTTTAGACCAGAGTGAAGACAAGAGTTTTGCGCGCGCTCCCGCTTGCCTCCCGAACTCGCCGTCGATCTccgctacgccgccgccgcgcacgagcCCGTCCAGCTCGTCCTGGCCGCCGCGACCGAACTCGTCGTCGAGCTCCGCTCCGCCATCCGCGATGGAGAAGTTTGCCATCGCTGGTGGTCTGCGGCCATAAGCAAATCAATTCGTATATGTACTATCTCCTGCTCTGCATGCCGATTGAATTGACTGCGGGATCGAGGCGTCCGCACAATTGCACCGATTGATTTCTCTGCGGAATCGAGGAGGTAGACATATATACGACATGTATTCCTGTTGTAAATTTAGAGAAATAATAAGCGACATGCTTctactataaaaaaaattaaataaaacgaTTCCATATACAACAAGCATATCCTACTCAGATTACAGCCATGTTTAAAAAACATAtactaagaacatagcaagtaGATGAAGTAGGCAGATTAAAGACAAAAATATGATTGTTTTTTCTATATTTGCTCTCAAATTAGCGGGTTACCCACTAGGCAGCCTTCCAGCGCCCAAAAATAATCACAGATCCTTGACTAACGTGACAGACCTACTTAAACAGGGTTCAGAACAATTCTTTCTTTTCAACTCAGAAATAAGCTATATTACCAACGACAAGATGATTCAGCTCTGAACAGTAAAAGACCAGAAGTAGTATAGGAAATATGCTCACATAAATAACACTGGAGTTCTAGGCAAAAGAATCAGCAAAGCTGCAACAGATGAAATAAAGAGTACTAAATCCTGAGATTGTCACGTTCTTGTTTCATTACACCGCTTATCATCACAGAGCAATTTAATCCGCCAAAAACGTGCAATCACACCCAAGTAACAAACTAGCATATTGCATAAACGTATACCGTAAATTGAAAAGGGGCAATGGGTAACTCACAGCATGTAGATTGTCTACGTGGGAAGACAAGCTCAGCGAACACAAGGTTCTATCCCAGAAAACCAATTTCGCCGCTCACATCCGAGCCTGAATCAGCAGAAGGTTGACGGAGATAGTGGAGCCTGAACACGGAGATACTGGATTGTGCCCATCACCAGCCTAATTGAGCTCTTAATTATTTTTAACTGAAAGTTTATGAGTTTTGTCTTTTTAATCCTTGTCTCATAAAATCTGTAGAATAAGTTTCAAGATccttttatatatttatatcaCCCCTCTAGGTGGTACCAGCACCAGCAATTATGTATACCTGTCATTATTTCTAAAATGCAACTAGGCTCGAATCCTGTAGCAAGACACTTGTGTAAtttaatttatttactttaaaTCCTGTAGCAAGAAGCGTTTGTCTATACTTAAATTTACTTTCTGTCATGTCTCCTGTATGAACTAATTTCATTGCTGGGCAGTTAAGACGCACTGCAGGTAGGACGCGGGTTCAGTGACATACGGTACGTGACTTAAAGttactgacgtgtgggcccaaaattggtggggcccacatgtcagtgattTGTATGTCCCGTACCGTACGTCATTGAATCTCAATCCTTGCAGGTAGGTGCTGCCACAAGTAAATAAGCTCATGGCCGGGTACACCATCATCTCCTCCTCTtgttccttcctttcttcacaTCTTCTTCATATATATACAGGAACGCACCAAACATCGTTGCAGCACAGGAAACAAACCAGACAATGAACTAACGTACCATACGATAGGGAAGCAAACAGAAAGAGTTGAGCTTGGAATAGCAAATAATCACAAAGAAGAGCATTCACGTTTAGAGACCGACTTTGCTTTCTACACGTCATATGTCGAGTTCAACTTTGCATGTTGAGTCCAACAGTGAGGATAGGAGGCATCGGAAAAATGTTCCCAGCTCACCGTGGTTAGAAATCGGCAATGCTCCGGGGGAATTGGAGTAGTGTCAACGTCCAGGCGGGCCTGTCTGCTGACGCTTGCAGGCCAACCGGCGTCACCTGCGCGGATAAAGATTATCAAATCTCCCTCTCTCTAGCTCATGTTCCGTCACGAGTCCAGGTGAAGAGTCTTTCAATTATATTGGGAACGAACTCGTACGTACGGTTGCTGAATTACCCTGTCCAGGGCAAAGTGTGACCTACCATGGATTGTTCGCAGTGGTGTGCACAAGACGTATATTCAGAAGACTTTAGCTCCTTTTGTTTTCACTTTAGTTTACCTTGTGTGTCCTGTCTCCGGTGTACACTCGCCTTCATTGCTGGGCAGCTAATAAGAAGCACtggagctagctagctgctgctgccacgTGCACAAGCTCATGGCCGGGTACACCATCGCACCTACTTCGTTCTCTTGTCCAGttccttcatcattcacatcTTCTTCAGACCATCTatagaaacgcaccaaacgtcGTTGCAGCATACGAAACAAACAAACCAGAGACCACGTACGCTTGGGAAGCAAACAGTTGAGCTTGGAAAGCCGCTCGCTGACTAAAAAGAGAGCACGCGTTGCTTGTAGCCCGTCGTTGAGCTTGGAAAACCGCTCGCTGACTAAAAAGAGAGCACGCGTTGAGCTGTGAGTAAGGATAGGAGACGTTGGGAAAATAGTTCCGGTCATGTTTAGTAGGATGTGGTCAGAAACCGACGCATGTTCTGCGTCTATAGCCTAGTTGGAGGGCTGAAGCAGGGATTACCGTCCGAGAAATCGGGTAGCTTCTGGGTCTTGTGTTCGGGTTCGTTCGGCGACCACACTAGGAACCCATTTGTTTCCGATTATAATCGGTTTATCAGTAGAAATAAGCGATAATCCCACCAAACGTCTCGCTTATTTTCGCTTCTATGGTAATTCgcttcaaaattttaaactacaAGAAACGAGAATTGAGAAGCAAGAAAATCTTCACTTCCGAATTGAAAACAAACAAGACCTAGAGTTATTGAGCGGAGGTCCAAGGTTGCGGTTCAGTCTCCTTCAACTAGTATTTGGACTGCCGACGAACAGGTCGACCCACCAGAAAAGAAGAGCCATACAGAACGACGGCACTGATAATCCGAGCACGTTGCCTTTTGTTGTTAGTTTGGATTTCAAGCACCATCTTTTATATTTAGAAGTAGCTACTTTTTGAGATATTATTGATCAAAGATGAAAATGTTTAACTTTAAAAAGTCAAAAAGTTATTATATTTTGAGACGGAGGTAGTAGTAAACCGGAGAAAATGTGGATTAGGTCCTTGCCAGTAGTGTTTATCAGTCTTCCGATCTTTTCATGCATGTGCATTAGGTATTTCAGTGTCACTACTATATAGTAGTATTTGCCTATTGGCGTGATCCATGGGCTTGCACGTGCCACATGCAACAAGGCTAATAATGTACACCTGAGTTTGTTGCGTGACTCATAATTATATCTACgttttatatatatacatgctgAGTACACTAATAATATTCTGATTTgaatcctcgcaaaaaaaaaattctgattTGAAAGCGACGACGAAACTGAAGTGAACGCCAACACGAAAAAAAGCAGAGAGCATGCAAAAGGCATCTACTACATGTATGTAGCTGTTTTCAGAACATTTAATTTGAAGACACGGTGGATTGGACTGGACGCATGGTGTCGGACAAAACAATGCAAAAGGAATCCAGAATAATTCGAGAGCTAACAAGGGCGGCTGAACTGTAGCAACTAGCAAGTGATTCCCTGTTCCTGCTCTGCAGATCTTGCAAATGGTTAACAATGCAGCTACAGGTATGCTGGCCCAAATGCAGCTTTCATCTTGGGATCAGGCGATCTTAATTAACAAAGTCAAGGCATTCATTTTCTCTGGCTGTTCTTCAGTGAAAGAAAGGTTAAACACCGTGCAGACCTGGCCTGCTTCCTGCCGGCAAGACGATCCTTGGCAACATCCATGGCGCGGGGATGCCTCGCCGGACcccttctcctctcctctcctctcctctcctcgtcGTCGGTGCGGCCAAGCCAGCAGGAGATGCGAGTGTCCAAGGCAACGTGGTGAGCCACCACGCAGGGTGGGCCAGGTCGCCACGGTGGAGCAAGGCTGCCGGGCAGGCTGCTGCTGATGCGCGAGTGATCGGGCCAGAGGCGGGCTCTTGCTGGGTTGCATGGGCTGGCCCAGGGTCTCCGGAAGCCCTACTCGAATAACACCGTGGGCTGTGCATTGTGGTGGTCCGCGCCTCGCAATTTTTGTAATTATTAATTAACTCCCAGCAATCCCATCTCATCACTCTCACTAGTACAATAACTAGGAACGAGGCGGGCAAAAAcgattaatctaaaaaaatttcGCAACCGCCTTGGATCCAAAGTCGCAGTAAATGACCTATTTACCGAGGCATTTTGATGTCGGCCTCGgttaattaaataaaaaaataaaaaatagaaaccCGTGGATAAGCTATTGGAGCTATTgaggcggaggtcgaggttcGCAGTTGGGGCTCCTTTATTTTGTCCAGTGTGTGGACTGCCGGCGAGCTGCTTGGAAACAGGCCAGTTCATCGAGGATAGAATTGTGGTATGATGACAATCCGAGCACGTATGGAGTAGCTTGTCATTAATTCGTTGACAGTGACGACATGAGTTGCAAAGCATCGGCGCATTTGTGGTCAGATGCCGATCGATCACATTCGACCGCAGGCAAGCAGCGACCTTAGCTTGCTTGTTGCCTTTTTGTTGTTAATTTGGATTTCAAGCGCATCATTTTTTTTTAGGCTCAGGCACGGTAGTGACTTGCGACACCGGCTTTAGTGGTGTGCATGAAGTGATGTAGTAAACATTTAAACAAGAACTCGGATGTGGATTAGCTCCTTGCTAGTACTAGTGTTTATCAGTTTCCTACTTTTCCTTCATTATACGCTGAGTACCCTCACAAATAATATTCTGATTTTTAAAACGACGACGGAACTGAATCGAACGCCACGCACacgcaaaaaaaacaaaaaccgaGAGCATGCCAAGGCATCTACATGTGTGCATGGAGCCGTTTTCAGAACATCTGAAGACACGGTGGATTGGGATGGACGCTCGGACAAAACAAAAGGAATCCAAACTAATTGGAGAGCTAACGTGGGTGGGTGCCGGTGCACTGCAGAAACTACCAAGTGACCAAATAATAAATCCTCTGTCAAAGATGTCTCCAGGTAGGTCAAGCTTTCGTCAAGGCATTCGCTTTCTTTGGCTGTTCTTCAGTGAAAGGTTAGTTGAACACCCCTGCAGACCTGGCCCTGCTTCCTGCCGGCAAGACGACCCTTCTTCCTCGGCCATACCCATAGCTGTGGCCGGCGACTGGGCCAGAGGCGGGCTCCTGCTGGGCCGCGTGGGCTCCCAGCCCGGATGACACCGTGGAGAGACTCTGGCGTGGTGGTGGCCCACGCCTCGCAATTTCCGGAATTATTAATTAACTCTCAGCGCCAATCCCGCCTAATCACTCTCACGCACAAGCTCCCCGAATTCTTTTTAATTTTTAGACCCCCGCcgcgggagaggaaggagaaaaaaaaaaaggcaagcaAGCGCAAAACCCCTGGTCCCCCCCCTTCTCCGGCCACCACCGCGTTTCAGATCGGGAAGGGCGCCGCTCCCGCCGGAGAGGAGGAACCGCCGCTCCCTCCCCTCCATTTCGAAATCCCGTTTTGGCGGCCTCCGCCATTCCAGCcagccctcctcctccgctacATAACTGCCTCGATCTGTTCCCCATTTCTCTCCCCTACCCCCGGACCCCACCCGCCGAGCCAAACCCTAGgggcccgcgccgccgacgaggaggaTGGCGGACAAGGAgaacgcgccggcgccggcgccggccgcggggccccGGCTCACCCGATCCGCCGCCAAGCGCgcggccgaggccgccgccggcgccggcagcggcggcccccCCGCCAAGCGGAAGCGGGTGGCGCTCGGGGAGCTCCCGGCGCTCGccgcgaacgccgccgccgtcaagcgcgccccgccgccccgcccggtCAAGCCCGCGAGGGGCGCCGCcaaggccgcccggcccggcaAGCCGGTCCCCAGACCCGCACACGCCCCCGCGGCTGCGGCCGACGCCGGAGCCGAGCGCTGCGgatcctcctccccgccgcgcgccgccgcgggggccgcCGATCCCGACCGCGACTCCTCCGCGTCCACCTCCCCTccgcgcgccacggccgccgcggacCCCGACCGCgactccgcctcctcctcccccccgccgcgcgccgccggggcggggGCCGTGGCGCCCCCCGACGCGCAGCTCTGCGGGTCCTACGCCTCCGACATCTACACCTACCTCCGCGCCCTGGAGGtacgctccgctccgctccccctcccctcctcgcaTCTCCGCCGGCATTTGGGTTCCCGCGATGTGACGGCTTTCTCCTCCGGATCTGTGGGGGTTGCTGCAGGtggagccgcggcggcggccgagatccGACTACATCGAGGCCGTGCAGTCGGACGTCACGGCCAACATGCGGACCATCCTCGTCGACTGGCTCGTCGAGGTCGCCGAGGAGTACAAGCTCGTCGCCGACACGCTCTACCTCGCCATCTCCTACGTCGACCGTTTCCTCTCCGCCAACTTGCTCAGCCGCGACAAGCTGCAGCTCCTTGGCGTCGCCGCCATGCTCATCGCCGCGTAAGCGCCCCGCCCCCACATTGCGTCCTTTTGCTGCTCTGCTGTTTGGAGATTGGGGATTTCAGGATTGAGTTTGGTCGGGGTGCTTGCAGGAAGTACGAAGAGATCAGCCCGCCGCATGCGGAGGACTTCTGCTACATCACTGACAACACCTACACCAAACAGGAGCTTCTTAAGATGGAGAGTGACATACTCAAGCTGCTCCAGTTCGAGTTGGGCAATCCAACAATCAAGACCTTCTTGAGGTTGTACGCTGACTGGATCAAAAGTTCATATTTTCTGTTGTACCTCGCTATCCATCTGAACATATCAGCTAGTGGAATGCCTGACACTCTGCCTCTCATTTGTCTCGCTGATTCCAGGCGGTTCACGAGATCAGCCCATGAAGACAAAAAGGTTTATGACCTTTCTAATTTATTGTATTCCAACTGTTTTCCCATTTCAATGTGCATTGATGTCTGATGTTACTCTTCTTGGCATACTTGTTGCAGCGCTCCATCTTATTAATGGAGTTCTTGGGGAGTTACCTTGCTGAGCTGAGTCTGCTGGACTATGGTTGTCTCCGGTTCCTGCCATCAATAGTTGCTGCTTCAGTGATGTTTGTTGCTAGGCTGACCATTAATCCTGATGTCAATCCTTGGGTAAGCAACAAGATAGATCTTCTTGATGTCTGAAATATTACACAATGGATCTTTCTGTTTCTCAAGGCTCATTACCCAGCATTTTTTTTGTGTATTCTAGAACAAGAAGTTACAGAAGGTGACGGGCTACAAGGTTTCTGAACTCAAGGATTGCATCGTATCCATACATGACTTGCAGCTCAACAGGAAGTGTTCATCATTGATGGCAATTCGTGACAAGTACAAGCAACACAAGGTATGCACATCTTTTAAAGTCGTAATCTTCCTCTTCTCAATGTGTGTGTCATAATGGAAGTCCAAGTCTAATTCTGCAACTGTCTGGAACAGTTCAAATTTGTGTCGACCCTGCTTCCTCCTGTCGTGATCCCTACTTCTTACTTTGAAGACTTAGCGGAGTAGCTTGGTCATGGACCCACACCACTGTAAGGCTAACAATCTGAGCTTTCCTTGAGCTCTTAGGGATAGGGGAGAACTACTGTTGGTGAGCTGCTTGTCAGTGAAGTAGGTGCTGAAAGCTATTTA
The nucleotide sequence above comes from Panicum virgatum strain AP13 chromosome 3K, P.virgatum_v5, whole genome shotgun sequence. Encoded proteins:
- the LOC120699920 gene encoding cyclin-A3-2-like → MADKENAPAPAPAAGPRLTRSAAKRAAEAAAGAGSGGPPAKRKRVALGELPALAANAAAVKRAPPPRPVKPARGAAKAARPGKPVPRPAHAPAAAADAGAERCGSSSPPRAAAGAADPDRDSSASTSPPRATAAADPDRDSASSSPPPRAAGAGAVAPPDAQLCGSYASDIYTYLRALEVEPRRRPRSDYIEAVQSDVTANMRTILVDWLVEVAEEYKLVADTLYLAISYVDRFLSANLLSRDKLQLLGVAAMLIAAKYEEISPPHAEDFCYITDNTYTKQELLKMESDILKLLQFELGNPTIKTFLRRFTRSAHEDKKRSILLMEFLGSYLAELSLLDYGCLRFLPSIVAASVMFVARLTINPDVNPWNKKLQKVTGYKVSELKDCIVSIHDLQLNRKCSSLMAIRDKYKQHKFKFVSTLLPPVVIPTSYFEDLAE